Proteins encoded within one genomic window of Bombus terrestris chromosome 11, iyBomTerr1.2, whole genome shotgun sequence:
- the LOC100648481 gene encoding kinesin-like protein unc-104 isoform X15 produces the protein MSSVKVAVRVRPFNNREISREAQCIIEMSGNTTSILNPKAPPGSKDALKSFNYDYSYFSMDPNDANYSSQLMVYKDIGEEMLEHAFEGYNVCIFAYGQTGAGKSYTMMGKQEEGQEGIIPQICKDLFRKISRNSNECLKYSVEVSYMEIYCERVRDLLNPKNKGNLRVREHPLLGPYVEDLSKLAVMSYQDIHDLIDEGNKARTVAATNMNETSSRSHAVFTIFFTQQKQDSATGLVTEKVSKISLVDLAGSERADSTGAKGTRLKEGANINKSLTTLGKVISALAEIATKKKKKADFIPYRDSVLTWLLRENLGGNSKTAMIAAVSPADINYDETLSTLRYADRAKQIVCKAVVNEDANAKLIRELKEEIQKLRELLKQEGIDVQEGDEIVRATKREDDVKESRPRIPSHTTSTIAEEAVDQLQASEKLIAELNETWEEKLKRTEIIRLQREAVFAEMGVAVKEDGVTVGVFSPKKTPHLVNLNEDPLMSECLIYYIKDGFTRIGSAEANIPQDIQLCGPHILSEHCVFENHEGIITLIPKKGALIYVNGREVTEPIVLKTGSRVILGKNHVFRFNHPDQVRERREKGSPAETPGNGETVDWNFAQIELLEKQGIDLKAEMEKRLLALEEQFRKEKEEADQLFEEQRKNYEARIDALQRQVEEQSMTMSMYSSYTPEDFNNIEEDIFESNWTEREFQLAAWAFRKWKYHQFTSLRDDLWGNAIFLKEANAISVELKKKVQFQFTLLTDTLYSPLPSDLLPVIDDEEEEERPFPRTIVAVEVQDTKNGATHYWTLDKLRQRLELMREMYHNEAELSPTSPDFNIESITGGDPFYDRFPWFRMVGRSFVYLSNLMYPVPLIHKVAIVNEKGDVKGYLRVAVQAVVEEENSEYSSGVRQSARISFEDDLFGNQKQNKRNTLLTQTLEKNRQILLHEERVVEGHNEQKEVKDEDDIGDADSGRGDSSVSSDMKEEDLPDHLQLGSEFTFRVTVLQAMGISTEYADIFCQFNFLHRHDEAFSTEPVKNTGKGCPPGFYHVQNITVTVTKSFLEYLKTQPIVFEVFGHYQQHPLHKDAKLEYVRQPPKRMLPPSIPISQPVRSPKFGSVLPSPSTSHVHAKYDVLVWFEICELAPNGEYVPSVVDHSDDLPCRGLFLLHQGIQRRIRITIVHEPASELRWKDVRELVVGRIRNTPEPEEEDNDSSVLSLGLFPGEYLEIPGDDRCMFRFEAAWDSSLHNSALLNRVTAYGEQIFMTISAYLELENCGRPAIITKDLSMIIYGRDARVGPRSLKHLFSGSYRNQEANRLSGVYELVLRRSSEAGVQRRQRRVLDTSSTYVRGEENLHGWRPRGDSLIFDHQWELEKLTRLEEVERVRHTLLLREKLGIDKVSFCNKISHDFTKSEKEVCNMMAKATNETHASPVKLKRSTSKDVYEPWEMTEREKELATKYIKLIQGRIPSKEPILLSDVSPGEDTMADMTASMISSVISSSSQESVYERASDYLEQAAGIIVWSRSKSCILRLSSPERARLQELQESILASESANQPCTIAPAPLGSSSPSKENLVLYVPEVEEIRISPVIARKGYLNVLEHKTNGWKKRWVAVRRPYVLIFREEKDPVERALINLATAQVEYSEDQLAMVKVPNTFSVVTKHRGYLLQTLGDKEVYDWLYAINPLLAGQIRSKLARKGPATNLNNASPVGLVPPIDQQSNQNK, from the exons ATGTCGTCGGTAAAGGTGGCGGTGAGGGTACGGCCCTTCAACAATCGAGAGATCTCCCGTGAGGCACAATGTATTATCGAAATGTCCGGCAATACTACTT CGATATTGAATCCCAAAGCACCACCTGGCAGCAAAGATGCGCTCAAGAGCTTCAATTACGATTATTCCTATTTTTCCATGGAT CCAAACGATGCAAATTATTCTTCACAACTAATGGTCTACAAGGATATCGGCGAAGAGATGTTGGAGCATGCTTTCGAAG GTTACAACGTCTGTATATTCGCTTACGGACAGACCGGTGCTGGCAAATCATACACTATGATGGGTAAACAAGAAGAAGGTCAAGAGGGAATAATACCTCAAATTTGCAAGGACCTCTTTAGAAAAATCAGTCGCAATTCAAACGAGTGCCTGAAGTATTCTGTTGAAGTGAGTTATATGGAAATATACTGCGAAAGGGTGCGGGATCTCTTAAATCCCAAGAACAAAGGAAACCTTCGTGTACGGGAGCATCCTCTGCTTGGACCGTACGTTGAGGACCTGTCCAAATTGGCGGTGATGTCGTATCAAGATATTCATGATCTTATCGATGAAGGGAACAAGGCAAG AACGGTAGCAGCCACAAATATGAACGAAACGTCTAGCAGATCTCATGCCGTATTTACGATATTCTTCACGCAACAAAAGCAGGATTCTGCAACAGGATTAGTGACAGAAAAAGTCAGCAAAATCTCCCTGGTCGATTTGGCGGGTTCTGAAAGGGCTGATTCTACTGGTGCAAAGGGTACGAGATTGAAAGAAGGTGCCAATATTAATAAAAGCTTGACGACCCTTGGAAAGGTCATCAGTGCCCTTGCTGAAATT GCgactaaaaagaagaaaaaggctGATTTCATCCCCTATAGAGATTCTGTTCTAACGTGGCTTTTGAGAGAAAATCTAGGAGGTAATTCTAAAACAGCAATGATTGCGGCAGTGAGTCCAGCGGACATCAATTACGATGAAACCCTCTCCACCTTACG ATACGCAGACAGAGCGAAACAAATAGTTTGCAAAGCCGTCGTCAACGAAGACGCAAACGCGAAGCTTATCAGAGAACTCAAAGAAGAGATTCAAAAATTGCGGGAATTGCTGAAACAAGAGGGTATTGATGTGCAAGAAG GGGATGAAATCGTCCGAGCAACCAAACGCGAGGACGACGTGAAGGAAAGTCGGCCCAGAATTCCATCTCACACCACATCGACTATCGCTGAAGAAGCAGTGGATCAATTGCAAGCTTCAGAAAAACTTATAGccg AATTGAATGAAACATGGGAAGAGAAGCTGAAACGAACCGAGATAATTCGTTTACAACGCGAGGCGGTGTTCGCCGAAATGGGGGTTGCTGTGAAAGAGGATGGAGTCACGGTTGGTGTATTCTCTCCGAAAAAGACTCCTCACTTGGTGAATTTGAATGAGGATCCGCTCATGTCCGAGTGTTTGATTTACTACATCAAGGATGGCTTCACACGTATCGGTAGCGCTGAAGCTAATATACCGCAAGATATACAGTTATGTGGTCCTCACATACTGAGCGAGCACTGCGTCTTCGAGAATCACGAGGGTATTATTACCCTGATTCCGAAGAAAGGAGCTTTAATTTACGTGAATGGGCGTGAGGTCACTGAACCGATCGTTCTGAAGACCGGATCTCGCGTCATCTTAGGAAAGAATCATGTGTTCAGATTCAATCACCCTGATCAGG TCCGTGAACGAAGAGAGAAGGGATCTCCCGCAGAAACTCCTGGAAATGGAGAAACAGTCGACTGGAACTTTGCACAGATCGAATTGCTGGAAAAACAAGGAATTGATCTAAAAGCTGAGATGGAGAAGAGATTATTAGCTTTGGAAGAACAATTCCGCAAAGAGAAGGAAGAGGCGGACCAATTGTTCGAAGAACAAAGAAAG aaCTACGAGGCCCGAATAGACGCACTGCAACGACAGGTTGAGGAACAAAGCATGACGATGTCAATGTACAGCAGTTATACCCCCGAAGACTTTAACAATATCGAGGAAGATATTTTCG AGAGCAACTGGACCGAGAGAGAGTTCCAACTGGCCGCTTGGGCCTTCCGCAAGTGGAAATATCATCAATTCACAAGTCTTCGGGATGATCTATGGGGCAACGCTATATTCCTCAAAGAAGCTAACGCTATTTCTGTCGAACTCAAAAAGAAG GTACAATTCCAGTTTACTTTGCTCACGGATACGCTTTATTCGCCGCTTCCTTCGGATCTCTTGCCTGTCATTGACgacgaggaagaggaggaaagaCCATTCCCGCGTACTATAGTTGCTGTAGAAGTTCAAGACACGAAGAATGGCGCGACACATTACTGGACACTCGATAAACTTAG ACAAAGACTTGAACTGATGCGAGAAATGTATCACAACGAGGCAGAATTGTCGCCGACATCCCCGGATTTCAATATCGAGTCCATCACTGGAGGTGATCCATTCTACGACCGTTTTCCCTGGTTCCGAATGGTCGGCAG GTCTTTCGTATATCTAAGCAATCTTATGTATCCTGTACCATTGATCCACAAAGTAGCGATAGTAAACGAAAAGGGAGACGTAAAAGGCTACTTGCGTGTAGCCGTGCAAGCTGTTGTTG AAGAGGAAAACAGTGAATACTCAAGTGGCGTCAGACAGTCAGCTAGAATTTCATTCGAGGACGACTTGTTTGGAAATCAAAAGCAGAACAAACGCAACACTCTGTTAACCCAAACTCTCGAGAAGAACCGACAAATTCTGTTACACGAGGAACGCGTCGTGGAGGGCCACAACGAGCAAAAGGAGGTGAAAGACGAAGACGATATCGGCGATGCAGACAGTGGCAGAGGGGATAGCTCAGTTTCCAGCGACATGAAGGAAGAGGATCTACCGGATCATTTGCAACTTGGCTCTGAATTCACATTCAGGGTTACCGTGTTACAGGCCATGGGCATTTCTACCGAATATGCTGACATATTTTGCCAATTCAA TTTCTTGCATCGACACGATGAGGCATTTTCAACTGAGCCAGTAAAAAATACAGGAAAAGGATGTCCTCCTGGATTTTATCACGTACAAAAT ATCACGGTGACGGTAACGAAATCATTCTTGGAATATCTAAAAACTCAGCCAATCGTTTTCGAAGTTTTTGGACACTATCAGCAACATCCTCTGCATAAAGATGCAAAACTGGAATA CGTAAGACAACCACCGAAGAGAATGCTTCCGCCATCTATACCTATCAGTCAACCCGTACGTTCACCGAAATTCGGCAGTGTTTTACCATCTCCGAGCACCTCACACGTGCACGCGAAATACGATGTATTAGTTTGGTTTGAGATTTGCGAGTTAGCGCCGAACGGTGAATACGTACCATCCGTGGTCGACCATAGCGACGATCTACCGTGTCGTGGATTGTTTTTGCTCCATCAGGGAATCCAGCGTCGGATTCGAATTACCATTGTACATGAACCAGCGTCTGAGCTGCGATGGAAAGATGTAAGAGAGTTGGTCGTCGGACGTATTAGAAACACGCCAGAACCGGAGGAGGAGGACAATGATTCGTCGGTGCTTTCGTTAGGGCTTTTCCCTGGCGAATATCTAGAAATACCTGGTGATGATAGATGCATGTTCAGATTCGAGGCAGCGTGGGATAGTTCTCTTCATAATTCGGCCTTGCTCAATAGAGTTACAGCTTACGGAGAACAAATCTTCATGACAATTTCTGCTTACCTCGAG TTGGAGAATTGTGGAAGACCAGCGATCATCACGAAAGACTTGAGTATGATCATTTATGGCAGAGATGCCAGAGTAGGGCCACGTTCTCTGAAGCATCTATTCAGCGGAAGCTATCGCAATCAAGAAGCAAACAGACTCAGTGGTGTTTACGAGCTGGTCTTGCGTCGTTCTTCGGAAGCAG GCGTTCAGAGGAGACAACGGCGTGTATTGGACACCAGCTCTACGTATGTTAGAGGAGAGGAGAATCTTCATGGATGGAGACCACGGGGAGATAGCTTAATATTCGATCACCAATGGGAGTTAGAAAAATTGACAAGATTAGAAGAGGTGGAGAGAGTAAGACACACGCTATTGTTACGAGAAAAGCTCGGTATCGACAAAGTGTCATTCTGCAATAAAATATCTCATGATTTCACAAAGAGTGAGAAG GAGGTCTGCAACATGATGGCGAAAGCGACGAATGAAACGCATGCCAGCCCGGTGAAATTGAAGCGTTCAACTAGTAAAGACGTTTACGAGCCTTGGGAGATGaccgaaagagaaaaagaactaGCCACGAAGTATATCAAACTTATTCAAGGTCGCATTCCAAGCAAAGAACCCATTCTATTGTCCGACGTTTCACCCGGGGAAGACACTATGGCCGATATGACGGCATCTATGATATCTTCGGTGATATCATCCTCGTCCCAAGAGTCAGTATACGAGAGAGCTAGTGATTACTTAGAGCAG GCTGCTGGTATAATAGTATGGAGCAGATCTAAGTCGTGCATCCTTAGGTTAAGTTCACCGGAGAGAGCTAGACTGCAGGAACTGCAGGAGAGTATATTAGCCAGTGAATCCGCTAATCAACCGTGTACGATCGCACCGGCTCCATTGGGTTCATCTTCCCCATCGAAGGAGAATTTGGTACTCTACGTGCCGGAAGTCGAAGAAATTCGCATCAGTCCGGTTATTGCCAGAAAAGGATACCTAAATGTTCTCGAACACAAGACTAATGGTTGGAAGAAACGTTGGGTG GCTGTACGACGACCATACGTTTTAATCTTTCGGGAAGAAAAGGACCCAGTGGAGAGAGCTCTCATTAATTTAGCTACTGCTCAAGTTGAATATTCTGAAGATCAATTAGCTATGGTGAAAGTACCAAATACTTTCAG CGTTGTTACAAAACATCGaggatatttattgcaaacttTAGGAGATAAGGAGGTTTATGACTGGCTGTACGCTATTAATCCTCTTCTTGCTGGTCAAATCAG GTCAAAACTAGCACGCAAGGGGCCAGCTACGAATCTGAATAACGCTTCGCCTGTTGGTCTAGTCCCGCCCATAGATCAACAGTCGAACCAAAATAAGTGA
- the LOC100648481 gene encoding kinesin-like protein unc-104 isoform X9 — protein sequence MSSVKVAVRVRPFNNREISREAQCIIEMSGNTTSILNPKAPPGSKDALKSFNYDYSYFSMDPNDANYSSQLMVYKDIGEEMLEHAFEGYNVCIFAYGQTGAGKSYTMMGKQEEGQEGIIPQICKDLFRKISRNSNECLKYSVEVSYMEIYCERVRDLLNPKNKGNLRVREHPLLGPYVEDLSKLAVMSYQDIHDLIDEGNKARTVAATNMNETSSRSHAVFTIFFTQQKQDSATGLVTEKVSKISLVDLAGSERADSTGAKGTRLKEGANINKSLTTLGKVISALAEIAATKKKKKADFIPYRDSVLTWLLRENLGGNSKTAMIAAVSPADINYDETLSTLRYADRAKQIVCKAVVNEDANAKLIRELKEEIQKLRELLKQEGIDVQEGPDGKVTYEKKESRDEIVRATKREDDVKESRPRIPSHTTSTIAEEAVDQLQASEKLIAELNETWEEKLKRTEIIRLQREAVFAEMGVAVKEDGVTVGVFSPKKTPHLVNLNEDPLMSECLIYYIKDGFTRIGSAEANIPQDIQLCGPHILSEHCVFENHEGIITLIPKKGALIYVNGREVTEPIVLKTGSRVILGKNHVFRFNHPDQVRERREKGSPAETPGNGETVDWNFAQIELLEKQGIDLKAEMEKRLLALEEQFRKEKEEADQLFEEQRKNYEARIDALQRQVEEQSMTMSMYSSYTPEDFNNIEEDIFVNPLFDAESNWTEREFQLAAWAFRKWKYHQFTSLRDDLWGNAIFLKEANAISVELKKKVQFQFTLLTDTLYSPLPSDLLPVIDDEEEEERPFPRTIVAVEVQDTKNGATHYWTLDKLRQRLELMREMYHNEAELSPTSPDFNIESITGGDPFYDRFPWFRMVGRSFVYLSNLMYPVPLIHKVAIVNEKGDVKGYLRVAVQAVVEEENSEYSSGVRQSARISFEDDLFGNQKQNKRNTLLTQTLEKNRQILLHEERVVEGHNEQKEVKDEDDIGDADSGRGDSSVSSDMKEEDLPDHLQLGSEFTFRVTVLQAMGISTEYADIFCQFNFLHRHDEAFSTEPVKNTGKGCPPGFYHVQNITVTVTKSFLEYLKTQPIVFEVFGHYQQHPLHKDAKLEYVRQPPKRMLPPSIPISQPVRSPKFGSVLPSPSTSHVHAKYDVLVWFEICELAPNGEYVPSVVDHSDDLPCRGLFLLHQGIQRRIRITIVHEPASELRWKDVRELVVGRIRNTPEPEEEDNDSSVLSLGLFPGEYLEIPGDDRCMFRFEAAWDSSLHNSALLNRVTAYGEQIFMTISAYLELENCGRPAIITKDLSMIIYGRDARVGPRSLKHLFSGSYRNQEANRLSGVYELVLRRSSEAGSPGVQRRQRRVLDTSSTYVRGEENLHGWRPRGDSLIFDHQWELEKLTRLEEVERVRHTLLLREKLGIDKVSFCNKISHDFTKSEKEVCNMMAKATNETHASPVKLKRSTSKDVYEPWEMTEREKELATKYIKLIQGRIPSKEPILLSDVSPGEDTMADMTASMISSVISSSSQESVYERASDYLEQAAGIIVWSRSKSCILRLSSPERARLQELQESILASESANQPCTIAPAPLGSSSPSKENLVLYVPEVEEIRISPVIARKGYLNVLEHKTNGWKKRWVAVRRPYVLIFREEKDPVERALINLATAQVEYSEDQLAMVKVPNTFSVVTKHRGYLLQTLGDKEVYDWLYAINPLLAGQIRSKLARKGPATNLNNASPVGLVPPIDQQSNQNK from the exons ATGTCGTCGGTAAAGGTGGCGGTGAGGGTACGGCCCTTCAACAATCGAGAGATCTCCCGTGAGGCACAATGTATTATCGAAATGTCCGGCAATACTACTT CGATATTGAATCCCAAAGCACCACCTGGCAGCAAAGATGCGCTCAAGAGCTTCAATTACGATTATTCCTATTTTTCCATGGAT CCAAACGATGCAAATTATTCTTCACAACTAATGGTCTACAAGGATATCGGCGAAGAGATGTTGGAGCATGCTTTCGAAG GTTACAACGTCTGTATATTCGCTTACGGACAGACCGGTGCTGGCAAATCATACACTATGATGGGTAAACAAGAAGAAGGTCAAGAGGGAATAATACCTCAAATTTGCAAGGACCTCTTTAGAAAAATCAGTCGCAATTCAAACGAGTGCCTGAAGTATTCTGTTGAAGTGAGTTATATGGAAATATACTGCGAAAGGGTGCGGGATCTCTTAAATCCCAAGAACAAAGGAAACCTTCGTGTACGGGAGCATCCTCTGCTTGGACCGTACGTTGAGGACCTGTCCAAATTGGCGGTGATGTCGTATCAAGATATTCATGATCTTATCGATGAAGGGAACAAGGCAAG AACGGTAGCAGCCACAAATATGAACGAAACGTCTAGCAGATCTCATGCCGTATTTACGATATTCTTCACGCAACAAAAGCAGGATTCTGCAACAGGATTAGTGACAGAAAAAGTCAGCAAAATCTCCCTGGTCGATTTGGCGGGTTCTGAAAGGGCTGATTCTACTGGTGCAAAGGGTACGAGATTGAAAGAAGGTGCCAATATTAATAAAAGCTTGACGACCCTTGGAAAGGTCATCAGTGCCCTTGCTGAAATT GCG GCgactaaaaagaagaaaaaggctGATTTCATCCCCTATAGAGATTCTGTTCTAACGTGGCTTTTGAGAGAAAATCTAGGAGGTAATTCTAAAACAGCAATGATTGCGGCAGTGAGTCCAGCGGACATCAATTACGATGAAACCCTCTCCACCTTACG ATACGCAGACAGAGCGAAACAAATAGTTTGCAAAGCCGTCGTCAACGAAGACGCAAACGCGAAGCTTATCAGAGAACTCAAAGAAGAGATTCAAAAATTGCGGGAATTGCTGAAACAAGAGGGTATTGATGTGCAAGAAG GGCCAGATGGTAAAGTCACAtatgaaaagaaagaatcta GGGATGAAATCGTCCGAGCAACCAAACGCGAGGACGACGTGAAGGAAAGTCGGCCCAGAATTCCATCTCACACCACATCGACTATCGCTGAAGAAGCAGTGGATCAATTGCAAGCTTCAGAAAAACTTATAGccg AATTGAATGAAACATGGGAAGAGAAGCTGAAACGAACCGAGATAATTCGTTTACAACGCGAGGCGGTGTTCGCCGAAATGGGGGTTGCTGTGAAAGAGGATGGAGTCACGGTTGGTGTATTCTCTCCGAAAAAGACTCCTCACTTGGTGAATTTGAATGAGGATCCGCTCATGTCCGAGTGTTTGATTTACTACATCAAGGATGGCTTCACACGTATCGGTAGCGCTGAAGCTAATATACCGCAAGATATACAGTTATGTGGTCCTCACATACTGAGCGAGCACTGCGTCTTCGAGAATCACGAGGGTATTATTACCCTGATTCCGAAGAAAGGAGCTTTAATTTACGTGAATGGGCGTGAGGTCACTGAACCGATCGTTCTGAAGACCGGATCTCGCGTCATCTTAGGAAAGAATCATGTGTTCAGATTCAATCACCCTGATCAGG TCCGTGAACGAAGAGAGAAGGGATCTCCCGCAGAAACTCCTGGAAATGGAGAAACAGTCGACTGGAACTTTGCACAGATCGAATTGCTGGAAAAACAAGGAATTGATCTAAAAGCTGAGATGGAGAAGAGATTATTAGCTTTGGAAGAACAATTCCGCAAAGAGAAGGAAGAGGCGGACCAATTGTTCGAAGAACAAAGAAAG aaCTACGAGGCCCGAATAGACGCACTGCAACGACAGGTTGAGGAACAAAGCATGACGATGTCAATGTACAGCAGTTATACCCCCGAAGACTTTAACAATATCGAGGAAGATATTTTCG TCAACCCCTTGTTTGACGCAGAGAGCAACTGGACCGAGAGAGAGTTCCAACTGGCCGCTTGGGCCTTCCGCAAGTGGAAATATCATCAATTCACAAGTCTTCGGGATGATCTATGGGGCAACGCTATATTCCTCAAAGAAGCTAACGCTATTTCTGTCGAACTCAAAAAGAAG GTACAATTCCAGTTTACTTTGCTCACGGATACGCTTTATTCGCCGCTTCCTTCGGATCTCTTGCCTGTCATTGACgacgaggaagaggaggaaagaCCATTCCCGCGTACTATAGTTGCTGTAGAAGTTCAAGACACGAAGAATGGCGCGACACATTACTGGACACTCGATAAACTTAG ACAAAGACTTGAACTGATGCGAGAAATGTATCACAACGAGGCAGAATTGTCGCCGACATCCCCGGATTTCAATATCGAGTCCATCACTGGAGGTGATCCATTCTACGACCGTTTTCCCTGGTTCCGAATGGTCGGCAG GTCTTTCGTATATCTAAGCAATCTTATGTATCCTGTACCATTGATCCACAAAGTAGCGATAGTAAACGAAAAGGGAGACGTAAAAGGCTACTTGCGTGTAGCCGTGCAAGCTGTTGTTG AAGAGGAAAACAGTGAATACTCAAGTGGCGTCAGACAGTCAGCTAGAATTTCATTCGAGGACGACTTGTTTGGAAATCAAAAGCAGAACAAACGCAACACTCTGTTAACCCAAACTCTCGAGAAGAACCGACAAATTCTGTTACACGAGGAACGCGTCGTGGAGGGCCACAACGAGCAAAAGGAGGTGAAAGACGAAGACGATATCGGCGATGCAGACAGTGGCAGAGGGGATAGCTCAGTTTCCAGCGACATGAAGGAAGAGGATCTACCGGATCATTTGCAACTTGGCTCTGAATTCACATTCAGGGTTACCGTGTTACAGGCCATGGGCATTTCTACCGAATATGCTGACATATTTTGCCAATTCAA TTTCTTGCATCGACACGATGAGGCATTTTCAACTGAGCCAGTAAAAAATACAGGAAAAGGATGTCCTCCTGGATTTTATCACGTACAAAAT ATCACGGTGACGGTAACGAAATCATTCTTGGAATATCTAAAAACTCAGCCAATCGTTTTCGAAGTTTTTGGACACTATCAGCAACATCCTCTGCATAAAGATGCAAAACTGGAATA CGTAAGACAACCACCGAAGAGAATGCTTCCGCCATCTATACCTATCAGTCAACCCGTACGTTCACCGAAATTCGGCAGTGTTTTACCATCTCCGAGCACCTCACACGTGCACGCGAAATACGATGTATTAGTTTGGTTTGAGATTTGCGAGTTAGCGCCGAACGGTGAATACGTACCATCCGTGGTCGACCATAGCGACGATCTACCGTGTCGTGGATTGTTTTTGCTCCATCAGGGAATCCAGCGTCGGATTCGAATTACCATTGTACATGAACCAGCGTCTGAGCTGCGATGGAAAGATGTAAGAGAGTTGGTCGTCGGACGTATTAGAAACACGCCAGAACCGGAGGAGGAGGACAATGATTCGTCGGTGCTTTCGTTAGGGCTTTTCCCTGGCGAATATCTAGAAATACCTGGTGATGATAGATGCATGTTCAGATTCGAGGCAGCGTGGGATAGTTCTCTTCATAATTCGGCCTTGCTCAATAGAGTTACAGCTTACGGAGAACAAATCTTCATGACAATTTCTGCTTACCTCGAG TTGGAGAATTGTGGAAGACCAGCGATCATCACGAAAGACTTGAGTATGATCATTTATGGCAGAGATGCCAGAGTAGGGCCACGTTCTCTGAAGCATCTATTCAGCGGAAGCTATCGCAATCAAGAAGCAAACAGACTCAGTGGTGTTTACGAGCTGGTCTTGCGTCGTTCTTCGGAAGCAGGTAGCCCAG GCGTTCAGAGGAGACAACGGCGTGTATTGGACACCAGCTCTACGTATGTTAGAGGAGAGGAGAATCTTCATGGATGGAGACCACGGGGAGATAGCTTAATATTCGATCACCAATGGGAGTTAGAAAAATTGACAAGATTAGAAGAGGTGGAGAGAGTAAGACACACGCTATTGTTACGAGAAAAGCTCGGTATCGACAAAGTGTCATTCTGCAATAAAATATCTCATGATTTCACAAAGAGTGAGAAG GAGGTCTGCAACATGATGGCGAAAGCGACGAATGAAACGCATGCCAGCCCGGTGAAATTGAAGCGTTCAACTAGTAAAGACGTTTACGAGCCTTGGGAGATGaccgaaagagaaaaagaactaGCCACGAAGTATATCAAACTTATTCAAGGTCGCATTCCAAGCAAAGAACCCATTCTATTGTCCGACGTTTCACCCGGGGAAGACACTATGGCCGATATGACGGCATCTATGATATCTTCGGTGATATCATCCTCGTCCCAAGAGTCAGTATACGAGAGAGCTAGTGATTACTTAGAGCAG GCTGCTGGTATAATAGTATGGAGCAGATCTAAGTCGTGCATCCTTAGGTTAAGTTCACCGGAGAGAGCTAGACTGCAGGAACTGCAGGAGAGTATATTAGCCAGTGAATCCGCTAATCAACCGTGTACGATCGCACCGGCTCCATTGGGTTCATCTTCCCCATCGAAGGAGAATTTGGTACTCTACGTGCCGGAAGTCGAAGAAATTCGCATCAGTCCGGTTATTGCCAGAAAAGGATACCTAAATGTTCTCGAACACAAGACTAATGGTTGGAAGAAACGTTGGGTG GCTGTACGACGACCATACGTTTTAATCTTTCGGGAAGAAAAGGACCCAGTGGAGAGAGCTCTCATTAATTTAGCTACTGCTCAAGTTGAATATTCTGAAGATCAATTAGCTATGGTGAAAGTACCAAATACTTTCAG CGTTGTTACAAAACATCGaggatatttattgcaaacttTAGGAGATAAGGAGGTTTATGACTGGCTGTACGCTATTAATCCTCTTCTTGCTGGTCAAATCAG GTCAAAACTAGCACGCAAGGGGCCAGCTACGAATCTGAATAACGCTTCGCCTGTTGGTCTAGTCCCGCCCATAGATCAACAGTCGAACCAAAATAAGTGA